The following proteins are co-located in the Acinetobacter shaoyimingii genome:
- a CDS encoding long-chain-fatty-acid--CoA ligase, which translates to MQGRMMFQPLLISSLIEHAAQFHADTTIISKNTNGSIHETNWLEVSENAKRTANALAALHLEHGDCVATLAWNNHRHLEAWYAISGSGLICHTINPRLFPEQLIFIINDAKDKAILFDKTFLPLITAIKAHIPLVKNFICLEPFDADVAKALPEVKFYDELISGQKPDYVWPTFDETTASSLCYTSGTTGNPKGALFTHRSTLLHTFAACLPDSLDLSANDIILPVVPMFHVHAWGTPYAAAMVGASMILPGPGLDGDSLVNLIDEYQVTVALGVPTIWQSLLAAAKQSGSKLTTLKHNVIGGSACPPSMLATFRDVYDCETIHAWGMTEASPLGTVNRPKAKHRKLSVEEQAALRLSQGRPPFGVNVRLVNEENGTHKLPQDGETIGNVQIKGHWIIESYFGKEKNSLTEDGWFDTGDIASMDADGYLHISDRAKDLIKSGGEWISSVELENIAMGHPEIAMAAAIAADHPKWDERPVLIAVKQPESTVTEADILDYYEGKIAKWQIPDKVIFVDAIPLSGTGKMLKRKLREEFGNVLLGENA; encoded by the coding sequence ATGCAAGGACGTATGATGTTTCAACCGCTACTGATTAGCAGCCTGATTGAACATGCCGCTCAATTTCACGCAGATACCACCATCATTTCCAAAAACACCAACGGTTCAATACATGAAACCAATTGGCTAGAAGTTTCAGAAAATGCCAAACGAACAGCCAACGCTTTAGCCGCTTTGCATTTAGAACATGGAGATTGTGTTGCCACCCTTGCATGGAATAATCATCGACACTTAGAAGCATGGTATGCCATTTCTGGCAGTGGTTTGATTTGTCATACGATTAACCCACGTTTATTCCCAGAACAGCTGATTTTTATTATCAATGATGCCAAAGATAAAGCGATTTTATTTGATAAAACATTCCTACCTTTAATCACAGCAATTAAAGCGCATATTCCATTGGTGAAAAATTTTATTTGCTTAGAACCTTTCGATGCAGATGTCGCCAAAGCACTTCCTGAAGTCAAATTTTATGATGAACTGATTTCAGGGCAAAAACCAGATTATGTATGGCCTACATTTGATGAAACCACAGCAAGCTCACTGTGTTACACCTCTGGTACTACAGGGAATCCAAAAGGTGCTTTATTTACCCATCGCTCAACGTTATTGCATACCTTTGCTGCATGTTTACCTGATTCTTTAGATCTGTCTGCAAATGATATTATTTTACCTGTAGTTCCGATGTTTCATGTGCATGCTTGGGGCACACCATATGCAGCAGCCATGGTTGGTGCAAGTATGATTTTACCTGGTCCAGGTTTGGACGGAGACAGTTTGGTCAACCTCATTGATGAGTATCAAGTCACTGTGGCGCTTGGTGTTCCGACCATCTGGCAAAGTTTATTGGCTGCGGCTAAACAGTCTGGTTCTAAACTCACCACACTAAAACATAATGTGATTGGTGGTTCTGCATGTCCGCCATCTATGTTGGCGACATTCCGTGATGTCTATGATTGTGAGACCATCCATGCTTGGGGAATGACGGAAGCCAGTCCACTGGGCACTGTGAACCGTCCAAAAGCCAAACATCGTAAACTCAGTGTAGAAGAACAAGCGGCGCTCCGTTTGTCTCAAGGTCGTCCACCTTTTGGTGTAAATGTACGTTTAGTCAATGAAGAAAATGGTACGCATAAGTTGCCTCAAGATGGTGAAACCATTGGTAATGTTCAAATCAAAGGTCACTGGATTATTGAAAGTTACTTTGGCAAAGAAAAAAATAGTCTGACAGAAGATGGCTGGTTTGACACAGGTGATATTGCGTCAATGGATGCTGATGGTTATTTACATATTAGTGATCGTGCCAAGGATTTAATTAAATCAGGTGGCGAATGGATTTCATCAGTAGAACTTGAAAACATTGCCATGGGACATCCTGAAATTGCTATGGCCGCAGCCATTGCAGCCGACCATCCAAAGTGGGATGAACGCCCTGTCTTAATTGCAGTGAAACAACCTGAGAGTACAGTGACTGAAGCTGACATTCTCGACTATTACGAAGGAAAAATTGCTAAATGGCAAATTCCAGATAAAGTGATTTTTGTCGATGCCATTCCCCTGAGTGGTACTGGAAAAATGCTGAAACGGAAGTTACGTGAAGAATTTGGAAATGTGCTTTTGGGTGAAAATGCTTAA
- a CDS encoding flavin-containing monooxygenase has protein sequence MNKVCIIGAGPSGISAAKNCQQYGIPYDIFEKNDKVGGNWVFNSKTGHSSVYENTHIISSRTMSEYEDYPMPEHYPDYPRHDHLQAYFEKYSKHFGVYDQIKFHHTINHVSKTPEGKWQVEYTDDHTQHHVHIYDYLMVCNGHHWMPKYPEYEGEFTGKWMHSHDFKAVTDEWRGKRILVIGAGNSGCDVAVESARVSKEVFLSMRSPQWFVPKFMLGHPADILVKAIEKFSPNTRRKLLTKMVKVFTGNYADFGLPVNDKPMLTQHPTANSDFIDYVRHGKIKPKPAIKRLNGKKIEFVDGTEQEFDIVCCCTGFWTVFPFFDRDFIDFQHAEKLPLYRKMMHADHDNLYFIGLFQPLGCIWPASDHQANLACQEILGKYKRPADMHKAIQKELENPHHQFESGQRHAAEVDYNDFRAELVADLKSAGIIIPERKSKVSIKQLLGSLLSA, from the coding sequence ATGAACAAGGTATGTATTATCGGTGCAGGTCCGTCTGGTATCTCTGCTGCAAAAAACTGTCAACAATATGGCATCCCCTATGACATTTTTGAAAAAAATGACAAAGTGGGTGGCAACTGGGTATTTAATTCAAAAACAGGACATTCATCTGTGTATGAAAATACACATATTATTAGCTCTAGAACCATGTCGGAATATGAAGACTATCCGATGCCTGAGCATTATCCCGATTACCCTCGACACGATCATCTGCAAGCGTATTTTGAAAAATACAGCAAACATTTTGGCGTCTATGATCAGATCAAATTTCATCACACAATCAATCATGTCAGTAAAACCCCCGAAGGTAAATGGCAAGTTGAATACACCGATGATCACACACAACATCATGTACACATTTATGATTATTTAATGGTGTGTAACGGACACCACTGGATGCCCAAATATCCTGAATATGAAGGTGAATTTACCGGAAAATGGATGCATTCCCATGATTTTAAAGCAGTCACAGATGAGTGGCGTGGCAAACGAATTTTGGTGATTGGTGCTGGTAATTCTGGCTGTGATGTTGCGGTTGAGTCGGCTCGAGTTTCTAAAGAGGTCTTTTTGTCGATGCGTAGCCCACAATGGTTTGTCCCTAAGTTTATGCTGGGGCATCCTGCTGATATTTTAGTTAAAGCCATTGAAAAATTTTCACCCAATACGCGACGCAAGTTACTGACCAAAATGGTTAAGGTATTTACGGGCAATTATGCTGATTTTGGGTTACCTGTGAACGATAAACCTATGCTGACACAGCATCCGACGGCCAACTCTGATTTTATCGATTACGTCCGTCATGGCAAAATCAAACCCAAACCTGCAATCAAACGACTCAATGGCAAAAAAATTGAATTTGTTGATGGAACAGAACAGGAGTTTGATATTGTCTGCTGTTGCACAGGGTTCTGGACTGTATTCCCTTTCTTCGATCGTGATTTTATTGATTTTCAACATGCAGAAAAATTACCTTTATATCGTAAGATGATGCATGCAGATCATGACAATCTTTACTTTATTGGTTTATTTCAACCTTTAGGTTGTATTTGGCCCGCTTCAGACCATCAAGCCAATTTGGCTTGCCAAGAGATTTTGGGTAAATACAAACGCCCAGCCGATATGCACAAAGCCATTCAAAAAGAGCTTGAGAATCCGCATCATCAGTTTGAAAGTGGGCAACGTCATGCAGCCGAAGTCGATTACAATGACTTTAGAGCTGAATTGGTGGCTGATTTAAAATCTGCAGGTATCATCATTCCAGAACGGAAATCTAAAGTTTCAATTAAGCAATTATTGGGTTCTTTACTTAGTGCATAA
- a CDS encoding TetR/AcrR family transcriptional regulator, with product MLFDEMKLPVQKRSKARLELVVEKTIQLIEEQGITACTIPEIAHRANLPKITIYQYFPTINHLFTLLIKRYLDEVQRYVSFQSTHYQSWKIEQVTRDLIGRVAAFYNQHKAASLLILGGPVHVDGFNLQEMVIEQIAQDLLELFSQHPAGLKFKKTEHVTYLIEIVFALMKHSFYKYGCISPEILNECIELTDLYIQHKIQA from the coding sequence ATGTTGTTCGATGAAATGAAGCTTCCAGTGCAAAAAAGAAGTAAGGCTAGACTGGAATTGGTCGTGGAAAAAACCATTCAACTCATCGAGGAACAGGGGATCACTGCGTGTACCATTCCAGAAATTGCACACAGAGCAAATTTACCTAAAATCACGATTTATCAATATTTTCCAACCATTAATCATCTATTTACTTTACTCATTAAGCGTTATTTAGATGAAGTTCAAAGGTATGTTTCTTTTCAAAGCACACACTATCAATCATGGAAAATTGAGCAAGTGACGCGAGATTTAATAGGTCGCGTTGCAGCGTTTTATAATCAACACAAAGCGGCAAGTTTGCTCATTCTCGGTGGGCCTGTACATGTCGATGGCTTCAATCTCCAAGAAATGGTTATCGAGCAGATTGCACAAGATTTACTAGAGCTTTTTTCTCAGCATCCAGCAGGCCTAAAATTTAAAAAAACAGAGCATGTGACTTACTTAATCGAAATCGTATTTGCATTAATGAAACATAGTTTTTATAAATATGGCTGTATTAGTCCAGAAATTTTGAATGAATGTATTGAATTGACTGACCTTTATATCCAACACAAAATTCAGGCTTAA
- a CDS encoding alpha/beta hydrolase: MAMQEIFIPIQNDQIQADLYGDFHDLTKSTIIMAHGLGGEKQCGLTEFAKFYEEMEFNVCVFDHRGFGQSTGKVKHLVDKHSQLQDWNAVIEYLNQQFQITKQQIILWGYSFSGAHALTLASNDHFKGVIANFPHTDGLASLTLYPKKYLLPATAIAIQDLVLASFGKIKTMPVVAKDRFAILAGKDCYDGYWSIVPKEKQWDNAVPARIVATIGLYRPTTVAHKIQSDTLVMGAAKDSLIPISATRKMAKKIKSSQYIELQCGHFDLFHEPHKSQILECHTLFLKHLR, encoded by the coding sequence ATGGCAATGCAAGAAATCTTTATCCCTATACAAAATGATCAGATTCAAGCTGATCTTTATGGCGATTTTCATGATTTAACCAAGTCAACCATCATCATGGCACATGGCTTAGGGGGTGAAAAGCAATGTGGTTTGACTGAGTTTGCAAAGTTTTATGAAGAAATGGAGTTCAATGTCTGTGTGTTTGATCATCGAGGTTTTGGTCAAAGTACCGGGAAAGTTAAGCATTTGGTAGATAAACACAGTCAGCTTCAAGATTGGAACGCCGTGATTGAATACTTAAATCAACAATTTCAGATCACTAAACAACAGATCATTTTATGGGGGTATTCCTTTAGCGGAGCACATGCACTGACACTTGCCAGCAATGATCATTTTAAAGGAGTCATTGCAAATTTTCCGCATACAGATGGCTTGGCCAGCCTGACTTTATATCCCAAAAAATATTTACTCCCTGCCACAGCGATTGCGATCCAAGATTTAGTTTTGGCATCGTTTGGTAAAATTAAAACCATGCCAGTGGTGGCAAAAGATCGTTTCGCCATACTTGCAGGCAAAGATTGTTATGATGGGTATTGGTCTATCGTTCCTAAAGAAAAACAATGGGATAACGCCGTTCCTGCACGTATTGTTGCGACCATTGGCCTATATCGTCCCACAACTGTAGCGCACAAAATCCAGTCTGATACCTTGGTGATGGGTGCAGCAAAAGATTCCCTCATTCCCATTTCAGCAACACGTAAAATGGCGAAAAAAATAAAATCAAGTCAGTATATTGAGTTGCAATGTGGACATTTTGATTTGTTCCATGAACCGCATAAATCGCAAATTTTAGAATGTCATACCTTGTTTTTAAAACATTTAAGATAA
- a CDS encoding phosphatase PAP2 family protein has product MTDSFPFFFKQCCLLSISFIVLLLFFPIGGKIDLMLSQPWINDQGLFFLKHSWALEVLNHQYVKHLIIFCDVLFFLAWLASFKIPKYRSTRWQNGYFFMMVILSVSIIGILKAHSSHSCPWDLTVVSDTGISWNFIKGSGHCFPGGHASSGFALMVGYFIFRLSDPPRAYFYLTAGIILGFAMGWAQMMRGAHFISHNLWTAWIIWALNLVIYRVTYHHFVSQIVHNEFNSSPICNSKFKT; this is encoded by the coding sequence ATGACTGATTCATTTCCTTTTTTCTTTAAGCAATGTTGTTTGCTGAGTATCAGCTTCATTGTGCTGCTGTTATTTTTTCCTATTGGTGGAAAAATTGATCTTATGCTGAGTCAGCCTTGGATCAATGATCAAGGTCTCTTTTTTTTAAAGCATAGTTGGGCATTAGAGGTGCTCAATCACCAATATGTGAAGCATTTGATTATTTTCTGTGATGTTTTATTTTTTCTGGCATGGTTGGCATCATTTAAAATTCCCAAATATAGATCTACGCGTTGGCAAAACGGATATTTTTTTATGATGGTGATTTTAAGTGTCTCTATCATTGGAATATTAAAAGCGCATTCGTCACATTCTTGTCCTTGGGATTTGACGGTCGTCTCAGATACAGGGATTTCTTGGAATTTTATAAAGGGTTCAGGGCATTGTTTCCCAGGAGGACATGCATCGAGCGGCTTTGCTTTAATGGTTGGGTATTTTATCTTTCGGTTGTCTGATCCACCACGCGCATATTTTTATTTAACGGCTGGAATTATTTTAGGTTTTGCGATGGGCTGGGCACAAATGATGCGAGGTGCACATTTTATCAGTCACAATTTATGGACAGCTTGGATTATTTGGGCATTAAACCTTGTTATCTATAGGGTGACCTATCATCATTTTGTTTCTCAAATCGTACATAATGAATTTAATAGTTCTCCTATATGCAATAGCAAGTTCAAGACTTAA
- a CDS encoding sensor histidine kinase, protein MATPHPHYSLTRKLLVYTSIFSILMGCLLVVSAYRIALEETNEILDAQMKYLAERIGKFNPQPVQSNFNHLKHYHEEDLFVDVWSYKKNEHQYHAFHLLIKPVQQAGFYTHETNAGRWHTYVLPLKDLQVQISQQDSVRQNLALELAINMFLPYALIMPFAIWGLSLIIRRNLKPLENFKTELTQRKPNELEPISSHDYPIEIVPSIDEINHLFERISHTQQEQRQFIADAAHELRTPITALNLQTQILLSELPNHSSLKNLSKGLDRVQHLVNQLLSLAKQDAALSQDEVNVEISLNEEVIYCIEQLMNLALRKEIDLGMEKQEVIVIHTQASHLRSVLMNLIDNAIKYTPQHGIINLSVYHEYDSAIIQIEDSGPGISPEKYNKILKRFYRVHQHLEIGSGLGLSIVDKAVHRLGGTIEFSQSQQLGGLQVQIRLPLTAKP, encoded by the coding sequence ATGGCAACCCCACACCCTCATTACTCACTAACACGTAAACTGCTCGTTTATACCTCTATTTTCAGTATTTTAATGGGCTGTTTGTTGGTTGTCTCTGCATATCGCATCGCGCTGGAAGAAACCAATGAAATCTTAGATGCACAGATGAAATATCTGGCTGAGCGAATTGGTAAATTCAATCCTCAACCTGTTCAAAGTAATTTTAATCATCTCAAGCATTATCATGAAGAAGACTTATTTGTAGATGTCTGGTCTTATAAAAAAAATGAACATCAATATCATGCCTTCCATTTGTTGATTAAACCTGTTCAACAGGCAGGTTTTTATACCCATGAAACCAATGCAGGACGTTGGCATACTTATGTTTTACCGTTAAAAGATTTACAAGTTCAAATCAGCCAACAGGATTCTGTACGACAAAATTTGGCTTTAGAGCTTGCAATCAATATGTTTCTCCCTTATGCATTGATCATGCCCTTTGCGATTTGGGGATTGAGTCTGATTATTCGTCGGAATTTAAAACCTTTGGAAAACTTCAAAACAGAGCTAACACAGCGTAAACCCAATGAACTTGAGCCAATTTCTAGTCATGATTACCCCATTGAAATCGTACCCAGTATTGATGAAATTAATCATTTGTTTGAACGTATATCGCATACTCAACAAGAGCAACGCCAGTTTATTGCAGATGCAGCACATGAACTCAGAACGCCAATTACAGCGCTAAACCTACAAACTCAAATCTTACTGAGTGAACTACCCAACCATTCATCTTTAAAAAATTTGAGTAAAGGTTTGGATCGTGTTCAACATTTGGTCAACCAATTGCTGAGTCTAGCCAAACAAGATGCGGCCTTAAGTCAGGATGAAGTCAATGTAGAAATCAGCCTCAATGAAGAAGTGATCTATTGCATTGAACAATTGATGAATTTAGCTTTGCGTAAAGAAATTGATTTGGGTATGGAAAAGCAAGAAGTCATCGTTATACATACGCAAGCTTCTCACTTACGTTCAGTTCTAATGAATTTAATAGACAATGCGATAAAGTATACACCGCAACATGGCATCATCAATTTATCGGTTTATCACGAATATGACTCTGCAATTATTCAAATTGAAGACAGCGGTCCAGGTATTTCCCCAGAAAAATACAATAAAATTTTAAAGCGCTTTTATCGTGTTCATCAACATCTTGAAATTGGAAGCGGTTTGGGTTTATCGATTGTAGATAAAGCCGTTCATCGATTGGGTGGCACAATAGAATTTTCTCAGAGCCAACAACTTGGGGGCCTTCAAGTACAAATTCGCTTACCTTTAACTGCAAAACCTTAA
- a CDS encoding response regulator transcription factor, with protein sequence MTKVLIIEDDFMIAESTRILLEYHQFEVECVNNGIDALKSMKQAIFDIILLDLGLPLMDGMQVLKLIRQDQPSLPVLIISARDQLQNRVDGLNHGADDYLIKPYEFEELLARINALLRRMQIGQQVDKNLVLNYGDLSLDIEHHIAKFKNEMIEFSNREWAVLIPLLSFPNKIFSKANLEEKLYDIDSDVSSNTIEVYIHHIRAKLGKDFIRNVRGLGYRLGTP encoded by the coding sequence ATGACAAAGGTATTGATTATTGAAGATGATTTCATGATTGCGGAATCAACTCGCATACTTCTGGAATATCATCAATTTGAAGTTGAATGCGTCAATAATGGTATTGATGCACTCAAGTCAATGAAACAAGCCATTTTTGATATTATTTTGCTGGATTTGGGCTTACCGTTAATGGATGGCATGCAAGTATTAAAACTCATTCGCCAAGATCAACCCAGTTTGCCTGTTTTAATCATTTCTGCCCGAGATCAATTACAAAACCGTGTTGATGGTTTAAATCATGGTGCAGATGACTATCTGATTAAACCGTATGAGTTTGAGGAACTTTTGGCTCGAATCAATGCCTTACTTCGTCGTATGCAAATAGGTCAACAGGTCGATAAAAATCTGGTCTTAAATTATGGGGATTTAAGCTTAGATATTGAACATCATATTGCTAAATTTAAAAATGAAATGATTGAATTTTCTAATCGTGAATGGGCTGTACTGATCCCGCTATTGAGTTTTCCCAACAAGATTTTCTCCAAAGCCAACCTAGAAGAAAAGTTGTATGACATCGACTCCGATGTCAGCAGCAATACCATTGAAGTCTACATTCACCATATTCGTGCTAAATTAGGCAAGGACTTTATTCGCAATGTACGTGGACTCGGTTATCGTTTAGGTACGCCTTAA
- a CDS encoding phosphoethanolamine transferase, with protein MLNSLQNTLKNRPTITLTTFNMILAVWIAFIFNYGFLKTIYELTPYQGISAIAFIVATSIVLVALYNFIFQLVNWRYSTKFFACLFLFVGGISAYIVNSLGVIITADQIQNAVETNPNEALDLMTIQLLLWSVYTILIPIFAVFFIQIKPDPLSKTLLKKTINSVISLLVILTLLYIFFVDYAAIFRGHRTLKGMISPQNTFASTWSYYKKHAPKKNLPHIPYGTDAKLVQEVSKSHPQKLMVLVVGETARAESFSLNGYSKMTNPSLSQLDIINFPNVSSCGTSTAVSVPCMFSGMTRKEYDAQLAYRRDGLLDIAQRAGYHVTWIDNNSGCKRTCDRVTKFEIPQNIQQKWCNADGECDDGILVDSLKYYIDQIPKDDQTPRLVVLHQMGSHGPAYYKRTRPEFQKFKPTCDTKAIQSCDRNSLINTYDNSIVYTDHILSSMIKTLEKVPNHLTGFWYISDHGESTGEHGMYLHGAPYAIAPSQQTHVPMFVWFSKEWNQFNAQQASCMRQLRQQELSHDHLFPTLLHLLDVKTSVINEKNDILNTCKNTI; from the coding sequence ATGCTAAACAGTTTACAAAATACGCTGAAAAATAGACCAACAATCACATTAACCACATTTAATATGATTTTGGCCGTGTGGATTGCTTTCATTTTTAATTATGGTTTTTTAAAGACCATTTATGAACTTACGCCTTATCAAGGAATAAGTGCAATTGCATTCATTGTCGCAACCTCAATTGTCTTGGTTGCCTTGTATAATTTCATATTTCAGCTTGTAAACTGGCGCTATAGCACTAAATTTTTTGCATGTCTCTTTTTATTTGTAGGTGGTATCAGTGCTTATATCGTCAACAGCCTTGGAGTGATCATTACAGCAGATCAAATTCAGAATGCTGTAGAAACAAATCCAAATGAAGCATTAGACTTAATGACCATACAATTATTGTTATGGTCGGTCTACACCATCCTAATTCCAATTTTCGCTGTATTTTTTATTCAAATTAAACCCGATCCATTATCCAAAACACTGCTTAAAAAGACCATCAACAGCGTTATTTCTTTATTGGTCATTTTAACTTTGCTGTATATTTTCTTTGTTGATTATGCCGCTATTTTCCGTGGTCATCGTACTTTAAAAGGAATGATTTCACCGCAGAATACCTTTGCATCGACATGGTCATATTATAAAAAACATGCACCAAAGAAAAATTTACCCCATATTCCTTATGGTACAGATGCAAAACTCGTTCAAGAAGTATCTAAATCACATCCTCAAAAGTTAATGGTTTTGGTTGTGGGTGAAACGGCGCGTGCTGAGAGTTTTTCTTTAAATGGTTATAGCAAAATGACCAATCCGAGTTTATCTCAACTCGATATTATCAATTTTCCAAATGTAAGCTCATGTGGCACATCAACTGCTGTATCAGTCCCTTGTATGTTTTCAGGTATGACCCGAAAAGAATATGATGCTCAATTGGCATATAGACGAGATGGTTTACTCGATATTGCACAACGTGCTGGTTATCATGTGACTTGGATTGACAATAATTCTGGTTGTAAACGCACATGTGATCGTGTCACGAAATTTGAGATCCCTCAGAACATTCAGCAAAAATGGTGTAATGCAGATGGTGAATGTGATGATGGAATATTGGTTGATAGCTTAAAGTATTATATTGATCAAATTCCAAAAGATGATCAAACCCCTCGATTGGTTGTCTTACACCAAATGGGCAGTCACGGGCCTGCTTACTACAAGCGTACAAGACCTGAATTCCAAAAATTCAAACCAACTTGTGACACCAAAGCCATTCAAAGCTGTGATAGAAATTCACTGATTAACACCTATGACAATTCAATTGTTTATACAGATCATATTTTAAGTTCAATGATTAAAACACTTGAGAAAGTTCCAAATCATTTAACAGGTTTTTGGTATATCTCAGATCATGGTGAATCTACTGGTGAGCATGGTATGTATTTACATGGTGCACCTTATGCGATTGCACCTTCGCAACAAACCCATGTGCCTATGTTCGTGTGGTTCTCAAAAGAGTGGAATCAATTTAACGCTCAGCAAGCATCATGTATGCGTCAACTTCGTCAGCAAGAACTCAGTCATGATCATTTATTCCCAACCTTGTTGCATTTATTAGACGTAAAAACCAGTGTCATTAATGAAAAAAATGATATTTTAAATACATGTAAAAATACCATTTAA
- a CDS encoding GFA family protein: MYTATCLCGVIHIEINQQIDQIYICHCKACQKAQGGAFVAVTTISTENFQIKFGLEYLAEYYSSLNKKRVFCLKCASPIYSARLDLPEVLRLRVGIIDQPLTAKIYSHAFIDEKAEWYEIHGDAQQFQKQVIDE; the protein is encoded by the coding sequence ATGTATACAGCAACGTGTCTTTGCGGAGTGATTCATATCGAAATCAATCAGCAGATTGATCAAATTTATATTTGTCATTGTAAAGCTTGTCAAAAAGCGCAAGGTGGGGCATTTGTTGCAGTCACAACCATTTCAACTGAAAATTTTCAGATTAAATTCGGGCTTGAATATCTTGCTGAATATTATTCAAGTTTGAATAAAAAAAGAGTGTTTTGCTTGAAGTGTGCTTCACCCATATATAGTGCACGATTAGATTTACCAGAGGTTTTAAGGCTACGGGTTGGAATTATAGATCAGCCATTAACAGCGAAGATTTATTCGCATGCATTTATAGATGAAAAAGCCGAATGGTACGAAATACATGGAGATGCACAACAATTTCAAAAGCAGGTGATTGATGAGTGA
- a CDS encoding DUF2147 domain-containing protein has translation MKKAMLILGLSLTSCLAFAADTLDGTKWKTIDDKTKKALSIVQFTENSNGTFSAKIVKVLEPTEDSKCVKCEGKYKGKSLTGIQIVSGLKKVGKNTYENGQIVDPQNGKTYSFKAKLSEDGKTFSGRGYLGVSALGRSQTWIRAD, from the coding sequence ATAAAAAAAGCGATGTTAATTTTAGGACTATCCCTAACATCATGTTTAGCTTTCGCTGCTGATACATTGGATGGTACAAAATGGAAAACGATTGATGATAAAACTAAAAAAGCTTTATCCATCGTCCAATTTACTGAAAATAGTAATGGCACATTTTCAGCAAAAATCGTTAAAGTTCTCGAACCCACTGAAGATTCTAAATGTGTGAAATGTGAAGGTAAATACAAAGGAAAATCGCTAACTGGTATACAAATCGTCTCAGGTTTGAAAAAAGTTGGTAAAAATACTTATGAAAATGGTCAAATTGTTGACCCTCAAAATGGTAAAACTTACAGCTTTAAAGCAAAACTTTCTGAAGATGGTAAAACATTTAGTGGTCGTGGTTATCTAGGTGTGTCTGCACTCGGTCGTTCACAAACTTGGATTCGTGCTGACTAA
- a CDS encoding acyl-CoA dehydrogenase family protein → MDFEDVLSEFDLSEPNIEQELESALKKLVKQSTNIPHPAQGQTFSRWQVLAQVSAKNLNLAKWFESHLDSISILQELGYSDLIESDKIYGIWAAEGSPNPVHELKGLISGQKNWCSGAGILDYALITYQNENQQSQLVLIDMHQPNINIDYSTWQAVGMAHTQTASIAFDQVKAIPVGQPNQYLTRAGFWHGAAGVAACWFGATVRIAEFLKQACTTKANDYRLLYLGEMSTQIHMTKQYFNYVATQIDQYPTESHELVIRILRAEVEKTAQLVLTKVGQALGARPYCEDRRFAELTADLTVFMRQSHAAFDLKRIAELTLDVESQADKEQLWTL, encoded by the coding sequence ATGGATTTTGAAGATGTTTTAAGTGAATTTGATTTGTCCGAACCCAATATCGAACAAGAACTTGAATCTGCACTTAAAAAATTAGTGAAGCAAAGCACAAATATTCCGCATCCAGCACAAGGTCAAACTTTTTCAAGATGGCAAGTTTTAGCTCAGGTCTCAGCTAAAAATTTAAATTTAGCAAAATGGTTTGAATCACATTTAGATAGCATCAGTATTTTGCAGGAATTAGGCTATAGCGATCTGATTGAAAGTGACAAAATATATGGGATTTGGGCTGCAGAAGGAAGTCCAAATCCTGTACATGAATTGAAGGGTCTCATCTCAGGTCAAAAAAACTGGTGTTCTGGTGCAGGCATACTCGATTACGCGTTAATCACTTATCAAAATGAAAATCAGCAATCGCAATTGGTACTGATTGATATGCATCAACCCAATATCAATATTGACTACAGTACTTGGCAGGCAGTGGGTATGGCACACACACAGACTGCATCTATTGCGTTCGATCAAGTCAAAGCTATACCCGTTGGTCAGCCAAATCAGTATCTAACCCGTGCAGGTTTCTGGCACGGTGCTGCAGGCGTTGCTGCATGTTGGTTTGGTGCAACTGTACGTATCGCTGAATTTTTAAAACAGGCATGTACTACGAAAGCCAATGATTATCGATTGCTGTATTTGGGCGAAATGAGTACCCAAATTCACATGACAAAACAGTATTTTAATTATGTTGCAACGCAGATAGATCAATATCCAACTGAAAGTCATGAGTTGGTTATTCGCATATTACGTGCTGAAGTTGAAAAAACTGCACAGTTGGTTTTGACAAAAGTTGGGCAGGCCTTGGGCGCTCGACCTTATTGTGAAGATCGACGATTTGCAGAGTTGACGGCTGATTTGACTGTATTCATGCGCCAAAGTCATGCAGCATTTGATTTAAAACGGATTGCCGAATTGACCTTGGATGTTGAATCTCAAGCAGATAAGGAGCAATTATGGACGCTCTAG